In one window of Trichoderma breve strain T069 chromosome 7 map unlocalized scaffold00008, whole genome shotgun sequence DNA:
- a CDS encoding phosphorylase superfamily domain-containing protein produces MLPTESLGWIGFQALKVRLVGRLAPFASRKASVDRPTRIQNDADLLDCDLRDILKTATLDVDLSVEEYHDLHQRAHGLLVSLDHMVNEEFIGRYEDDDNSLGESHDIAKVGSVYPRLAALMLFLDASNHNQFDLLSDPSSSLFTLPSGAIRNQAVSQIAAWKAALQRLIARSDQSQSRHDAFRPQMRPDEPKPKLHQNTVMQNPVGIVMDAIFKEFQQVNCGMTHEIKLRVLDESHTDSSRPKIEMLMSCCQSGCDWQEAVCDSIQAPMNLRKKNNICIAIHETWKQRTKLRLFFDQRGLFDITDEEPPMATSLHDYEEETLNSLFDKNMFRPISPGAYLQGLAIERFDHKEKTSLALALARCLMVFFDKTLERAFCNWNANSIFIMRSARSHGEPPWWHILVRSRPPTSRQPNIHDKIGPGNPILLSFAKLLLEIVNGEPIKLEVDPQNINKNIGNWAQMCGYVEEARQDRNSFYLQAVQGCLYLHMHLQRGQDEQTALSGIAMREVIYEQIVRNLEKELHPEGLKRKRRGSFSEPSQSNKVYITEPLQLDNRHEESFTSRVMKNTQSISLSHSNIKDDPSTRILRRSTSNFSTYNSSEALSNNFFRSATMTPMAPPDRDHFDVAIICAIPTEYNAICQIFDEFWDEDGDRYGRAAGDLNTYTTGRIGKHNVVLALLPQMGKSNAAAAAASFRSSYNNIELALLVGVCGGVPRTDSFAEDEILLGDVVISRAVVQYDFGKASKNIQGLLNTFETDRGLSLLQRQTAQFLTQLQNTGQNKNRRTLNKYRYPGTAKDRLFRPDYRHKHRDSRASTCTICSSDTNAVCEEALGETCEALGCEESYLVERERLQEKQELEESNHEEAQEPAIHIGAVASGDTVLKSGEDRDNIAAKEGVIAFEMEGAGIWGEIPCIIVKGVCDYADSHKNKRWQDFAAATAAAAAKALLHRYPKTEKTRYE; encoded by the exons ATGCTTCCAACAGAGTCTCTTGGGTGGATTGGCTTTCAAGCACTAAAGGTGCGCTTGGTGGGCCGACTTGCACCGTTTGCAAGTCGCAAAGCAAGCGTAGATCGTCCCACCAGGATTCAAAACGACGCTGATCTATTGGATTGCGACCTGCGCGACATCTTGAAGACAGCAACTTTAGACGTCGACCTATCAGTCGAGGAATACCATGACTTACACCAGAGGGCACATGGTCTTTTGGTGTCTCTCGATCATATGGTGAATGAAGAGTTTATTGGAAGatatgaagatgacgacaatTCTCTGGGCGAGTCTCACGATATCGCAAAAGTCGGCAGCGTCTACCCAAGGCTAGCTGCCTTGATGCTATTCCTCGATGCATCAAACCACAACCAATTCGACTTATTGAGCGACCCAAGCTCGTCTCTTTTTACCTTGCCTTCCGGAGCGATCAGAAACCAAGCTGTAAGCCAAATAGCGGCTTGGAAAGCAGCTTTACAGCGGTTGATAGCGAGATCAGATCAATCACAGAGCCGACATGATGCTTTCAGGCCACAGATGCGCCCAGATGAGCCAAAGCCCAAGCTGCATCAAAATACCGTGATGCAAAACCCTGTGGGCATTGTCATGGATGCCATTTTCAAGGAATTTCAACAAGTAAATTGCGGCATGACACACGAGATTAAGTTGAGAGTCTTGGATGAATCGCATACAGACTCAAGCCGGCCAAAAATTGAAATGCTCATGTCCTGTTGCCAGTCTGGGTGTGACTGGCAAGAGGCTGTTTGCGACTCTATTCA GGCGCCGATGAATCTcaggaagaaaaataatatttgCATCGCTATTCACGAAACATGGAAGCAACGTACAAAACTTCGCCTATTCTTTGACCAGAGAGGACTATTCGATATTACAGACGAGGAGCCGCCGATGGCCACGTCCCTTCATGactatgaagaagaaactctgAATTCGTTATTCGATAAAAACATGTTCCGTCCAATCAGTCCCGGAGCCTATCTACAAGGCTTAGCCATAGAAAGATTTGAtcacaaagaaaagacgtcGCTAGCCTTGGCCCTAGCTAGATGTCTCATGGTCTTTTTTGACAAAACCCTTGAGCGCGCATTTTGTAATTGGAATGCTAACAGTATATTCATCATGCGCTCAGCTCGTTCTCACGGGGAGCCGCCGTGGTGGCATATTTTGGTGAGATCACGTCCTCCTACCTCCAGGCAACCTAATATTCACGATAAAATCGGCCCTGGCAATCCAATTCTCCTGTCATTTGCCAAATTGTTGCTGGAAATTGTCAACGGTGAGCCGATTAAACTCGAGGTCGATCCACAAAATATTAACAAAAACATTGGGAATTGGGCTCAGATGTGTGGCTACGTGGAAGAGGCGCGACAAGACCGAAACAGCTTCTATCTTCAAGCTGTCCAAGGATGTTTGTATCTACACATGCACCtacaaagaggccaagatgaaCAAACTGCTTTGTCAGGGATCGCCATGAGAGAGGTCATATATGAACAGATTGTCCGGAACCTAGAGAAGGAGCTTCATCCTGAGGGACTAAAGCGGAAACGCCGAGGATCATTTTCTGAACCTTCCCAATCCAACAAAGTATACATCACGGAGCCTTTACAACTGGATAATCGCCATGAAGAGAGCTTTACGTCTCGGGTCATGAAAAACACTCAGAGTATCTCATTATCTCACAGCAACATAAAGGATGATCCGTCCACACGGATCTTACGACGGAGTACTTCTAACTTTTCTACCTACAATAGTTCGGAAGCTCTCTCCAATAATTT TTTCCGCTCTGCAACCATGACACCCATGGCTCCTCCAGACCGCGACCATTTTGATGTTGCGATTATCTGTGCCATCCCTACGGAATATAATGCTATTTGTCAAATATTCGATGAGTTTTGGGACGAGGACGGCGATCGCTACGGCAGAGCTGCCGGTGATCTCAATACCTACACAACAGGCCGCATTGGGAAGCACAACGTCgtccttgcgcttctcccaCAGATGGGAAAGTCCAATGctgcagccgcagccgctAGCTTCAGATCAAGTTATAACAACATCGAGTTGGCACTACTTGTGGGCGTTTGCGGAGGCGTGCCTCGCACTGATTCCTTTGCAGAGGATGAGATTCTCCTAGGCGATGTGGTGATTAGCAGGGCAGTTGTCCAATACGACTTTG GCAAAGCTTCAAAGAATATTCAAGGTCTCTTGAATACTTTTGAGACTGATAGGGGACTAAGTCTGCTTCAAAGACAAACGGCCCAGTTCTTGACACAGCTTCAAAACACGGGGCAAAACAAGAATCGTCGAACACTTAACAAGTACCGATACCCTGGGACGGCCAAAGACAGGCTATTTAGACCAGATTATCGTCACAAGCATCGCGACTCACGAGCTAGCACCTGCACTATTTGTAGCAGTGACACCAATGCTGTTTGCGAAGAGGCTTTGGGTGAGACTTGCGAGGCGCTGGGATGCGAAGAGAGCTATTTAGTCGAAAGGGAGCGTCTCCAGGAAAAacaagagcttgaagagagcAACCACGAGGAAGCACAGGAGCCCGCAATCCACATCGGTGCCGTCGCATCAGGCGATACAGTTCTGAAGTCTGGAGAGGATCGCGATAACATTGCGGCAAAAGAAGGTGTTATTgcctttgagatggagggagcCGGCATTTGGGGAGAGATTCCCTGCATTATTGTAAAGGGGGTTTGTGATTACGCTGATTCtcacaagaacaagaggtGGCAGGATTTTGCTGCCGCaactgcagctgcagctgcaaagGCTCTCTTACACAGATATCCCAAGAcagagaagacgagatatGAATGA
- a CDS encoding phosphatidylserine decarboxylase domain-containing protein: MTMWGYIHAIADYLLSWVKLEQNAEIGWRSFNRKTGKLEREQQTLWKKLKLLVLFNPLMEWIDRSQLMRLYMHEESIAEGRRERTTSSRRRIKAFVDAYGINMHDFEPSDISRYPTFEDFFTRSLKTASRPICDLDDPSHAVVVADSRVVVFNSIEEAKALWIKGKNFGLNDLVMSNEVGDKFRDAAIASFRLSPQDYHRYHSPVQGTIQSFQSLPGDYYQVDPVALQSKVDILTRNRRDFVVIETKEFGEVLFVAIGATDVGSVHIHEKYQRTGQTVKKGDELGVFQFGGSSIIVAFQRGSIKFDDDLLGLSEQKIQTSVEVGMSLGCST; this comes from the exons ATGACTATGTGGGGTTATATTCACGCGATAGCAGACTATTTGCTGTCCTGGGTGAAACTC GAGCAAAATGCGGAAATTGGGTGGCGTTCGTTCAATCGAAAG ACCGGAAAGTTAGAGCGCGAACAACAGACACTatggaagaagctcaagcttctCGTCTTATTTAACCCACTCATGGAATGGATTGATAGGAGTCAACTCATGCGTTTATACATGCATGAAGAGTCAATTGCAGAAG GGCGAAGAGAAAGAACAACGAGTTCCAGGAGGCGCATCAAGGCTTTCGTTGACGCCTATGGAATAAACATGCATGATTTCGAGCCCTCTGATATCAGTCGCTATCCTACCTTTGAAGATTTCTTCACTCGTTCACTCAAAACAGCGTCGCGTCCCATTTGTGATCTTGACGACCCTTCCCATGCCGTCGTGGTGGCTGACTCGAgagtcgtcgtcttcaattCCATTGAGGAAGCAAAAGCGTTGTGGATCAAAGGCAAGAACTTTGGCCTCAATGATCTAGTCATGAGTAATGAAGTAGGTGATAAGTTTAgagatgctgccattgcgAGCTTTCGGCTTTCACCGCAGGACTACCACCGGTACCACTCACCTGTCCAGGGTACAATCCAAAGCTTTCAGAGCTTACCGGGCGATTACTACCAGGTCGATCCTGTAGCTTTACAAAGCAAGGTGGATATATTAACACGCAATAGACGGGATTTCGTTGTAATTGAGACGAAGGAGTTTGGGGAAGTTCTATTTGTGGCGATTGGTGCGACGGACGTCGGAAGCGTGCA TATCCACGAGAAATATCAGAGGACCGGGCAAACTGTTAAGAAAGGAGATGAACTGGGCGTTTTTCAGTTTGGAGGCTCATCTATTATTGTTGCTTTTCAACGTGGCAGTATCAAATTTGACGATGATCTGTTGGGACTAAGTGAGCAGAAAATCCAGACGTCTGTGGAGGTTGGTATGAGCCTGGGGTGTTCTACGTGA
- a CDS encoding ankyrin repeats (3 copies) domain-containing protein: MIAEKHCANEYITQEDLDFGLCYATYGGHLDIVQLFLVKGANINAHCGRWDSAVHAAVRGGHMNILELFVSKGADVNSQPPLFVCISRWDTQCLKYLLDHGMNIDIQDTQRGTALHKAIADWHYAHFDLLLERGADINALSEKLGTPLQVACLRAEEHNNRYEPHKLYYVEKLLDCGADPNIRGGEYATALQAACNIISLGEMEFPIKAVQLLIEHGADVNAQGGHWGSALHAAAASRFSEEKVELMKLLLDNGAKVDQKGNDNWGTPLHVACYEGTIEAVRLLVDRGADVNAEGGRFGTPILAAAARQDSLPIFNLLMDKGANINYQGGEYGSALQAFFHRFPQEAETFRSLLKHCLDVNAKGGKYGTALIAACTRDWGEKCVRLLLDHGADVNAQSEEYGTALIAACQSHFDEGNTQIIRWLLDCGADVNAQGGKHGTALSAACSCDYYEAVELLLNHGAKFHLQDCAAWYSVIRRIATHRCVTAVLELLLSHGMDINHEHAEYGTALHAMMKEKQTGSKWHEGISVLLKHHMNPNIVNERLGSALHIACAIKHEDVHADFIIDCMNCTDISISSRRTEYLLEQCPNIDVNAQGGTFHTALQAAAYSGQALSVRMLLDRNASINARGGKYHTALNGAIISGHWNIVKILLEAGATPDCHLQEQPDEDWLQIFFKEDGRRAVERYRKFWEVELGKQGGRRRASNS; this comes from the coding sequence ATGATCGCTGAGAAACATTGTGCGAATGAGTATATTACGCAAGAAGATTTGGATTTTGGACTCTGTTATGCGACCTATGGAGGTCACTTGGATATTGTGCAATTATTTCTGGTAAAGGGCGCCAACATCAATGCGCATTGCGGCAGATGGGATTCAGCAGTACATGCGGCCGTGCGCGGTGGACACATGAATATTCTGGAGCTTTTTGTCAGCAAAGGGGCCGATGTCAACTCTCAACCGCCATTATTTGTGTGTATTTCTAGATGGGACACACAATGTTTGAAGTATCTTCTCGACCATGGGATGAATATTGATATACAGGATACACAGCGTGGGACCGCACTACACAAGGCAATAGCCGATTGGCATTATGCACATTTCGATCTGTTGTTGGAAAGAGGCGCTGACATAAATGCGCTGAGTGAGAAACTCGGCACGCCGCTCCAGGTAGCATGCTTGAGAGCAGAAGAACATAACAACAGATATGAACCCCACAAACTTTACTACGTCGAGAAGCTCTTGGACTGCGGCGCAGATCCCAACATTCGTGGTGGAGAGTACGCCACAGCGCTACAAGCTGCGTGCAATATTATCTCCCTAGGTGAAATGGAGTTCCCAATAAAAGCCGTTCAGCTTCTTATTGAGCACGGCGCTGATGTGAATGCTCAAGGAGGGCACTGGGGCTCAGCTCTTCACGCAGCGGCAGCGTCGCGATTCTCCGAGGAAAAGGTCgagttgatgaagttgcTCCTTGATAATGGTGCCAAAGTCGACCAAAAAGGTAATGACAACTGGGGCACTCCGCTGCATGTCGCTTGCTACGAGGGGACCATTGAGGCAGTGCGCTTGCTAGTTGACCGAGGTGCCGATGTCAACGCTGAAGGTGGTCGATTCGGCACGCCAAtactggctgctgctgctcgacaAGACTCCTTACCAATTTTCAACCTCCTTATGGATAAAGgcgccaacatcaactatCAAGGCGGAGAGTATGGATCTGCGCTACAGGCCTTTTTTCACCGCTTTCCCCAAGAAGCTGAAACGTTCCGCTCTCTCCTCAAACACTGCCTAGATGTCAATGCCAAAGGCGGAAAGTATGGGACGGCACTCATAGCTGCCTGTACACGTGACTGGGGCGAAAAGTGTGtgcggttgctgctggatcATGGCGCCGACGTGAATGCACAAAGTGAGGAGTATGGAACGGCACTCATCGCTGCGTGCCAGTCACATTTTGATGAGGGAAACACCCAAATAATACGATGGCTGTTGGATTGCGGCGCTGATGTAAATGCACAAGGCGGCAAGCATGGAACGGCGCTCTCAGCTGCGTGCAGTTGTGACTACTATGAAGCGGTGGAGTTGCTGCTCAACCACGGCGCAAAgttccatctccaagactgcGCCGCGTGGTATTCGGTCATCCGTCGTATAGCCACTCACAGATGCGTCACCGCTGTACTTGaacttctcctttctcaCGGCATGGACATCAATCATGAGCACGCAGAGTATGGCACTGCCCTACACGCtatgatgaaggagaaacAAACAGGCTCAAAATGGCATGAAGGGATCAGTGTGCTACTCAAGCACCATATGAATCCAAACATCGTAAACGAGCGATTAGGCTCTGCGCTGCACATAGCGTGTGCGATCAAGCACGAAGATGTACATGCAGATTTCATCATAGATTGCATGAATTGTACGGATATCAGCATTTCATCCAGGAGAACAGAGTATCTTCTTGAACAATGTCCGAACATTGATGTCAATGCACAAGGCGGAACGTTCCATACAGCTCTCCAGGCCGCCGCCTATTCGGGCCAGGCCCTATCAGTAAGGATGTTGCTAGACAGAAACGCTAGCATTAATGCACGCGGTGGAAAATACCACACCGCCTTGAACGGGGCTATCATCAGTGGTCATTGGAACATTGTCAAAATTCTGCTTGAGGCTGGCGCTACACCTGATTGCCATCTGCAAGAGCAGCCTGACGAGGACTGGCTTCAGATTTTTTTCAAGGAGGACGGCCGAAGAGCAGTAGAAAGATATAGAAAGTTTTGGGAAGTGGAATTGGGTAAGcaaggcggaagaagaagagcttcgaACTCATGA
- a CDS encoding response regulator receiver domain-containing protein, with product MATASGNTGRPKPFFPKADAAILTSRHGLPPARPRTVWPVFDPDNVDRPIGAWTPEVDKCFYPPKVDEFAASSIPDEPMCIPDKYLRAFLAENERLRSSMLWYYTRDILSETEFLSGLQEKAHLAQESTGWEFVVIGILDVNYYIRLASIGLPLAILPRGETLCAHTVTQPPGNVFLLPNMMEDWRFRNSPYVESGGLRAYAGAPLRLQNESGDCVSLGSLCVTSRTKQEPLTKSQQQTLARLADWVVADIVQCARARRQRDRRRMSELISSAQAEADKTSSEEPILRILRATYPDAAVNVQSSKEARVEIEDHDPIPLADFEGGLWEDTDYLDDFINNSNQKAFPSTRVVRAIVAPCDTLAGPSSLVVASKDFRLVFDDVDSWFVYTCATMLSQVWHKRLLTEVMRAKEKFLRGISHQLRTPIHGILGSVDLLAEELLLRKQRESKDATSLPAIDLTAKLLESTVYLDTIKSAGRDLMSIVNNMITLNRWADIAMTNRHYAEHTINDLEMEMGNELRKTTSDDTRYKASVFFHHDPSLDCINFRTDLGLLRDSLVPIIINAIQNTPKGIITVTTSIQSDHQQLIVDVEDTGRGIHPDHHERIFEPYEKVEMHSLGAGLGLTIASRLATLLHGSVSLVSSEVNRGSHFKATFQEMDCARVPLSSQPLAQKFNTLPSKFYNMVTGSDNTMLFDHFTRFLAWHGFKSSDSLDDSFAIFDFVSDLRKHRSNMSQIPSGYVALCLVPASEGKCFLDQTSRNIIYISAPFLPSTISSALEEADKYLSNMKTSNACTPGPADSSINPLEIITDLSTENEDKPSTGPNEQAAQPTAGNAAETGLITPPEDINYDTSIPTALTISTPTALLVDDNVINLRILQMYCTKRGLPYHCATDGLQAVEIFSRQQSLATAGKGAGIHLIFMDLQMPVCDGFKATQQIRQLEKQNKWGQSIMFIVTGQDSPTDKTTAEDVGADEYLVKPVGIKILDRNVARHFPKFKAG from the exons ATGGCGACGGCCTCTGGTAATACTGGGCGGCCGAAGCCGTTCTTCCCAAAGGCAGACGCCGCCATTCTAACATCGAGACATGGACTCCCGCCGGCTCGCCCGCGGACCGTCTGGCCTGTCTTCGATCCGGACAATGTGGACAGGCCAATCGGAGCGTGGACCCCGGAAGTAGACAAATGCTTCTATCCTCCGAAGGTGGACGAATTTGCAGCATCGTCAATCCCTGACGAGCCCATGTGCATCCCCGATAAATATCTGCGCGCCTTTCTAGCCGAGAATGAGAGATTGAGGTCGTCCATGCTTTGGTACTACACTCGCGATATCCTCAGCGAGACCGAGTTCCTTTCTGGACTTCAGGAAAAGGCACATTTGGCGCAGGAATCGACTGGGTGGGAGTTCGTCGTCATTGGCATTCTCGATGTCAATTACTACATTCGCCTGGCATCTATCGGGCTTCCTCTGGCCATTCTTCCACGTGGAGAGACCTTGTGTGCACACACCGTTACCCAGCCTCCCGGC AATGTTTTTCTGTTACCAAACATGATGGAAGACTGGAGATTTAGAAACTCACCGTACGTTGAGTCTGGTGGGCTACGGGCATACGCTGGAGCTCCACTCCGCTTGCAAAATGAGTCGGGAGACTGCGTTAGCCTTGGATCACTTTGTGTCACTTCAAGAACAAAACAGGAGCCTTTGACCAAATCTCAACAACAAACGCTCGCTCGCTTGGCCGACTGGGTCGTCGCCGATATCGTCCAATGTGCGAGAGCAAGGCGTCAGCGAGACCGGCGCCGAATGTCGGAACTTATCTCATCCGCACAAGCTGAAGCAGACAAAACATCTTCAGAAGAGCCAATTTTACGGATACTAAGGGCTACGTATCCAGATGCGGCAGTAAATGTACAATCATCCAAGGAGGCCCGTGTCGAAATCGAAGATCATGACCCTATACCCTTGGCCGACTTTGAGGGTGGTTTGTGGGAGGACACAGACTACCTGGACGATTTCATTAATAACTCGAACCAAAAGGCTTTCCCGTCAACCAGGGTAGTGCGTGCCATTGTTGCACCATGCGACACCCTAGCGGGACCTTCTTCGCTTGTTGTAGCTTCCAAAGACTTTCGACTGgtgtttgatgatgttgattcCTGGTTTGTTTATACTTGTGCAACCATGCTCTCTCAGGTATGGCACAAGCGCCTCCTAACGGAAGTAATGAGAGCGAAAGAAAAGTTTCTTCGCGGAATTTCTCACCAGCTACGAACCCCAATTCATGGCATACTCGGTTCTGTAGACCTGCTGGCCGAAGAGCTTTTGTTGCGGAAACAGCGTGAAAGTAAGGATGCGACATCATTGCCGGCCATAGATTTGACGGCCAAACTTTTAGAATCCACCGTCTATCTGGATACCATCAAATCGGCAGGACGAGATCTGATGTCGATAGTCAACAACATGATTACTCTAAATCGATGGGCCGACATCGCGATGACGAATCGACACTATGCTGAACACACTATTAACGAtcttgagatggagatgggaaatGAGCTTCGCAAAACAACTTCAGACGATACTCGTTATAAGGCCTCTGTTTTCTTTCACCACGACCCATCGCTGGATTGCATCAACTTTCGGACCGACCTCGGCCTCCTTCGTGATAGCTTGGTACCAATCATCATTAATGCCATTCAAAATACTCCAAAAGGCATTATAACGGTAACCACATCGATACAGTCGGATCACCAACAACTAATCGTTGATGTCGAGGACACTGGCCGTGGCATTCATCCTGACCACCATGAACGCATATTCGAGCCTTATGAAAAGGTCGAAATGCATTCACTGGGTGCTGGACTCGGCCTGACCATCGCATCTAGGCTGGCAACACTGCTCCACGGGTCTGTCAGCTTGGTATCATCAGAGGTCAACCGGGGGTCACACTTCAAAGCCACATTCCAGGAGATGGATTGTGCCCGCGTACCACTTTCATCACAACCCCTTGCCCAGAAATTCAATACTTTACCCTCCAAATTTTACAACATGGTGACGGGCTCAGATAACACAATGTTGTTCGACCACTTCACTCGTTTCCTGGCCTGGCATGGCTTTAAATCCTCGGACAGCCTGGATGACTCCTTTGCCATTTTTGATTTTGTGTCAGACTTGAGGAAGCATCGCTCAAACATGTCCCAGATCCCATCAGGATACGTTGCTCTCTGTCTTGTGCCGGCCTCAGAAGGGAAATGCTTCCTGGATCAGACATCTAGGAACATAATATATATCAGCGCCCCCTTTTTACCTTCCACGATAAGCTCAGCGCTCGAAGAGGCAGACAAATATCTTTCAAATATGAAAACCTCAAATGCATGTACGCCTGGACCGGCCGATTCCTCGATCAATCCCTTGGAAATAATCACAGATCTGAGCACAGAGAATGAGGACAAGCCCTCAACCGGTCCAAATGAACAGGCGGCTCAGCCAACGGCAGGTAACGCGGCCGAAACTGGCTTAATAACGCCTCCCGAGGATATAAATTATGATACTTCAATCCCCACCGCGCTCACAATCTCCACGCCTACGGCACTACTCGTTGATGACAATGTCATCAATCTCCGCATTTTGCAGATGTATTGCACCAAACGGGGACTCCCTTACCACTGTGCAACTGACGGCCTGCAAGCTGTGGAGATATTTTCCCGGCAACAATCCCTGGCCACCGCCGGCAAGGGAGCAGGGATCCACCTAATCTTCATGGATCTCCAAATGCCAGTCTGCGATGGATTCAAAGCCACCCAACAGATACGCCAGCTGGAGAAACAGAACAAATGGGGACAAAGTATCATGTTTATCGTGACCGGCCAAGACAGCCCGACAGACAAAACGACTGCAGAGGACGTTGGCGCTGATGAATATCTGGTGAAACCCGTCGGCATCAAAATTTTGGATCGTAATGTGGCTCGGCATTTTCCAAAATTTAAAGCCGGCTAA